A genomic segment from Spinacia oleracea cultivar Varoflay chromosome 3, BTI_SOV_V1, whole genome shotgun sequence encodes:
- the LOC110796917 gene encoding protein FAR1-RELATED SEQUENCE 5-like: MLEDYKIYGDVTVFETTYKTNRYNLICAPFVGINNHWKNIMFACVFLGDEKTESFVWLFETFKKAMADKSLITLITDQDAVMARAIKKNAVTRFGVLKSDSIFKAAFNKCLSGCLNEAEFNACWQAMVTKYKLKEHKWFIRIYKLRHKWATALSKDFFSAGILSSQRSESTNNAVGFRATKKTSLTEFYHIFQETIKRWRRTEDIDEFNTTKSIPTSHYPMTSLLKHAAQVYTHTLFRDFEEEFNLAITSQVQLIHTNGPKMIYQVYLEDGVSSAQSVMYDPPNEIIICPCKNFEESGWLCFHCIRVLHMHSVQKIPEKYISFRWTKFAKVEVWNKHEAQLKAKGLLNSFTPWHLHMLRKYYTASNNEHNTTNTTTENETYVQVLDPAHANTKGKSKKRIPGSYDNFNKGKRRKHMEFGSKTPKHLF; the protein is encoded by the exons GGTGATGTTACTGTCTTTGAAACTACTTACAAAACAAACCGTTACAACCTCATCTGTGCACCGTTTGTGGGGATTAATAACCACTGGAAAAATATTATGTTTGCGTGTGTATTCTTAGGAGATGAGAAAACAGAATCCTTTGTGTGGCTGTTTGAGACTTTCAAAAAAGCTATGGCTGACAAAAGTCTAATCACACTCATTACTGACCAAGATGCAGTTATGGCTAGAGCAATAAAGAAG AATGCAGTAACACGATTTGGAGTCCTGAAGAgtgattcaatattcaaagcCGCTTTCAACAAATGCTTGAGTGGTTGTCTTAATGAAGCTGAGTTTAACGCATGTTGGCAAGCAATGGTCACAAAGTACAAACTAAAGGAACACAAATGGTTCATCAGAATATATAAATTAAGACACAAGTGGGCAACGGCTCTGAGTAAGGACTTCTTCTCTGCTGGGATTTTGTCATCACAGAGGAGTGAGAGTACGAATAATGCTGTGGGTTTCAGAGCTACTAAGAAGACTAGTTTGACCGAGTTCTATCACATATTTCAAGAAACAATAAAGAGATGGAGAAGGACAGAAGATATTGATGAATTCAACACCACCAAATCTATTCCAACTTCACACTATCCAATGACTTCGTTATTGAAACATGCTGCTCAAGTCTACACACATACACTTTTCAGGGATTTTGAAGAAGAATTTAATCTTGCTATTACATCGCAAGTACAACTCATTCACACAAATGGACCGAAGATGATTTATCAAGTTTACCTTGAAGATGGAGTTAGCTCAGCACAATCTGTGATGTATGATCCGCCGAATGAGATCATTATTTGTCCCTGCAAGAATTTTGAGGAGTCAGGTTGGTTGTGCTTTCATTGTATTCGTGTTCTGCATATGCATTCTGTTCAAAAAATCCCAGAGAAGTACATCTCCTTTAGATGGACAAAGTTCGCAAAGGTTGAGGTGTGGAACAAGCATGAGGCACAACTAAAAGCTAAAGGATTATTGAACAGTTTCACCCCCTGGCATTTACACATGCTGAGAAAATACTACA CTGCAAGCAACAATGAACATAACACAACAAATACAACAACTGAGAATGAGACTTATGTGCAAGTTTTAGACCCGGCTCATGCCAACACtaaaggaaaatcaaagaagagGATTCCAGGGAGTTATGACAACTTTAACAAGGGGAAAAGGAGAAAGCACATGGAATTTGGCTCCAAAACGCCTAAGCATTTATTCTGA